A window of Chitinophaga sp. MM2321 contains these coding sequences:
- a CDS encoding glycoside hydrolase family 25 protein, producing MKSIWIRLLLIALAVVAYIWWRERDKRIEFVRYEEFGIDMPVNYDIHGIDVSKFQKEINWHAVKQMQVENIRISFAFIKATEGITRQDAAFKQNWDRAGKAGLVRGAYHFFYATRDPIKQAINFQNVVALQSGDLPPVLDIETSNNQPAAVIRSTAKIWLEEMEKVYKVKPIIYTNIHFYETYLGSEFDDYPLWIAHYYQKERPASKRAWLFWQHSDIGRVNGIKTSVDFNVFKGDSSDLVKLCIP from the coding sequence GTGAAAAGCATCTGGATCAGATTATTATTAATAGCATTGGCCGTGGTGGCTTATATATGGTGGCGTGAACGTGATAAGCGGATTGAATTTGTGCGGTATGAAGAATTTGGGATCGATATGCCGGTAAATTATGACATCCATGGGATTGACGTTTCCAAATTCCAGAAAGAGATCAACTGGCACGCAGTAAAGCAGATGCAGGTGGAGAATATTCGTATATCCTTTGCCTTTATAAAAGCAACAGAAGGGATTACCCGTCAGGATGCAGCCTTTAAACAAAACTGGGACAGGGCCGGCAAGGCCGGATTGGTAAGAGGGGCGTATCACTTTTTTTATGCTACCCGCGATCCCATCAAGCAGGCGATCAATTTTCAGAATGTGGTGGCGTTGCAATCCGGCGACCTGCCACCGGTGCTGGATATAGAAACAAGCAATAATCAGCCGGCAGCGGTGATCCGCAGTACAGCAAAGATATGGCTCGAAGAAATGGAGAAAGTATATAAGGTAAAGCCAATCATCTATACGAATATTCATTTCTATGAAACGTATCTTGGCAGTGAGTTTGATGATTATCCCCTGTGGATAGCCCATTACTATCAGAAAGAGCGTCCTGCTTCAAAAAGAGCCTGGCTCTTCTGGCAGCACAGTGATATTGGCAGGGTTAACGGTATCAAAACTTCCGTTGACTTTAATGTATTTAAAGGAGATAGTTCAGACCTGGTTAAACTGTGTATCCCTTAA